One genomic region from Nostoc sphaeroides encodes:
- a CDS encoding mechanosensitive ion channel family protein: MRYSHRLRLPLKYFNIFIAVLTFVLFIWLTPVVAQALTKAPVILDGQEIFKISDSGHYSAQERTNLINSQLKYAIKTSEFIQVKIEERNQLPTILLNGRYLLTVTEQDTVPGSTVDEQARIWGQEIEEALQQARLERTKTYLQHTTFVAVAILLITAGFTWLLGWINHHFFRVASQRLTTPNNEIPNSELLKVLELFFKLVLASMRIALWISTILYITNLFPFTRQWSYQISNILITSFTSPILTLGKNPYSLTELIILIGLLFGLVIFAGTLTNFLRSRILSFTGINRGAQEAIVILFKYGLIFIGTLVLLQIWGLDISSLTILASALSVGIGFGLQDIAKNFGSGLVLVFERPIQVGDFVEVGEYTGTVERIGGRSTEIRTLDHVSIIVPNSRFLEKEVINWSHRNPISRLHLPVSVAYSSDPKVVQAALLEAASKHPNVLEVPSPLVLFKELGNNSLNFELLVWTAEPNKQFLLKSDLYYNIYESLQQRQIEIPFPQLDLHLRSGTLEFTPEMQLALIQMFERLSNHQQRIDPIKPSQSNS; encoded by the coding sequence ATGCGTTATTCTCACCGTTTGCGACTGCCATTAAAATATTTCAATATTTTTATTGCAGTACTAACTTTTGTTTTATTTATCTGGTTAACTCCTGTCGTTGCTCAAGCATTAACTAAAGCTCCGGTTATTTTAGATGGGCAAGAGATTTTTAAAATCAGCGATTCTGGTCATTATAGCGCTCAAGAACGGACAAATTTAATCAACTCACAACTAAAATATGCGATTAAAACTTCTGAATTTATTCAAGTTAAAATTGAAGAACGCAACCAGCTACCTACTATTTTGCTAAATGGCCGCTATCTGTTAACAGTTACAGAACAAGATACTGTTCCAGGTAGCACAGTTGATGAGCAGGCAAGGATTTGGGGGCAGGAAATTGAAGAAGCGTTACAGCAAGCTCGTTTAGAGCGAACTAAAACCTATCTCCAACATACGACTTTTGTAGCAGTAGCAATTTTACTCATAACTGCCGGATTCACTTGGCTATTAGGATGGATTAATCATCACTTTTTCCGAGTAGCTTCACAACGCTTAACTACTCCTAACAATGAGATACCTAATTCTGAACTGCTAAAAGTATTGGAATTATTTTTCAAATTAGTGTTGGCGAGTATGCGTATCGCACTTTGGATAAGTACGATTCTTTATATCACTAATCTCTTTCCTTTCACTCGTCAATGGAGCTACCAAATTTCAAATATCCTGATCACCAGTTTCACCTCACCTATTCTGACATTAGGCAAGAATCCTTACTCTCTTACTGAATTAATAATTTTGATTGGTTTGTTGTTCGGCTTAGTTATCTTTGCTGGAACTTTAACCAATTTTTTACGTTCTCGCATTCTATCTTTTACTGGAATCAATCGTGGCGCTCAAGAAGCGATTGTAATACTTTTCAAATATGGTCTGATTTTTATTGGCACACTGGTACTGCTACAAATCTGGGGGCTTGACATTAGCTCTTTGACAATTTTAGCAAGTGCTTTAAGCGTTGGAATTGGCTTTGGTTTACAGGATATTGCTAAGAATTTTGGCAGTGGTTTAGTACTAGTATTTGAGCGTCCGATTCAGGTTGGAGATTTTGTAGAAGTTGGGGAATATACAGGTACTGTCGAGCGAATAGGTGGCAGAAGTACCGAAATTCGGACTCTTGACCACGTTTCAATCATTGTACCTAACTCTCGTTTCTTAGAAAAAGAAGTAATCAACTGGAGCCACCGCAACCCGATTTCTCGCCTTCATCTCCCCGTTAGCGTTGCTTATAGTTCAGATCCCAAAGTCGTGCAAGCTGCTCTTTTAGAAGCAGCCTCTAAGCATCCCAATGTATTGGAAGTTCCTTCTCCTCTAGTATTATTTAAAGAGTTGGGCAACAACAGCTTAAATTTTGAGTTATTAGTATGGACTGCGGAACCTAATAAACAATTTTTGCTCAAAAGTGATTTATACTACAATATCTACGAATCATTACAGCAAAGACAAATTGAAATCCCCTTCCCCCAGTTAGATTTACATCTGCGTTCTGGCACATTAGAATTTACGCCAGAAATGCAGTTAGCCTTAATACAAATGTTTGAACGATTGTCAAACCATCAACAACGCATAGATCCAATCAAGCCAAGTCAATCTAATTCATAA
- a CDS encoding acyl-CoA dehydrogenase family protein — protein MSQLEQAVPNTFVTKGLETFPNNMFDQVEVLAKDFATRAGAHDKDGSFPFENFTALHEAGLLSLTIPRELGGQGLGLPTICRVIEGIARGDASTALVLTMHYLQHAHAARSRRWHPEVYKRLCRESIEGIALLNAARVEPELGTPARGGLPATIAEWTPEGWRLTGHKQYTTGSPILSYFIVWARTTEDEPQVGSFLVPRDVPGVQIVETWDHLGMRATGSHDLILENVLIPREYALNISPISTAPSFDPLISTWGSLTVSALYLGVATSARDWLVKYLWERSPSNLKEPLATLPRFQTAVGEIEALLFANNRLIYSLAQDIEQGEYQPNVGLQAQAVKYLTTTNSIRAVEIALELTGNPGLSKKNPLERHYRDVLCSRIHTPQNDVICQSLGKSVLKVK, from the coding sequence ATGTCACAGTTGGAGCAAGCAGTGCCAAACACCTTTGTAACTAAAGGCTTAGAAACTTTCCCCAATAATATGTTCGACCAGGTTGAGGTTTTGGCCAAAGACTTTGCCACCCGTGCAGGGGCACACGACAAAGATGGTTCCTTTCCCTTCGAGAATTTTACAGCTTTGCATGAGGCAGGATTACTCAGCCTTACCATTCCCCGTGAATTAGGTGGACAGGGTTTAGGGCTGCCAACTATCTGCCGAGTGATTGAAGGGATAGCGCGTGGCGATGCTTCGACGGCGCTAGTACTAACAATGCACTATCTCCAACATGCCCATGCAGCCCGTAGCCGTCGTTGGCATCCAGAAGTATATAAACGGCTGTGTCGTGAATCGATTGAAGGTATTGCCCTGCTCAATGCTGCCCGTGTCGAACCTGAGTTAGGAACGCCAGCTAGAGGCGGATTACCTGCCACAATTGCCGAGTGGACACCAGAGGGTTGGCGTTTAACAGGCCACAAGCAATACACCACGGGTAGTCCCATCCTTAGTTACTTTATTGTTTGGGCACGGACAACTGAGGATGAACCACAAGTTGGCAGTTTTCTGGTTCCGCGCGATGTGCCGGGAGTGCAAATTGTCGAAACCTGGGATCACTTGGGAATGAGAGCTACAGGCAGCCACGATCTCATTTTGGAGAATGTATTAATTCCAAGAGAGTATGCTTTGAATATTAGCCCCATATCAACCGCGCCATCCTTTGATCCTCTGATTTCCACTTGGGGCAGTTTGACAGTGAGTGCTTTATATCTCGGTGTTGCTACTAGTGCGCGAGACTGGCTGGTAAAATATCTTTGGGAGCGATCGCCTTCTAATCTCAAAGAGCCACTGGCAACTCTGCCACGTTTCCAAACTGCTGTGGGTGAGATAGAAGCATTGCTGTTTGCTAACAATAGATTGATTTATAGCTTGGCTCAAGATATTGAGCAGGGCGAGTATCAGCCTAACGTAGGATTACAGGCACAAGCTGTTAAATATCTCACCACAACTAACTCGATTCGTGCTGTAGAGATTGCCTTAGAACTGACTGGTAATCCTGGTCTGTCAAAAAAGAATCCTTTAGAGCGACACTACCGTGACGTTCTGTGCAGCCGTATTCATACACCGCAAAATGATGTTATTTGCCAGTCTTTAGGGAAGAGTGTATTGAAAGTAAAGTGA